A genomic segment from Thermococcus sp. LS1 encodes:
- a CDS encoding OsmC family protein, producing the protein MSVKFKVKDVNENEASLKWIEGFQFLGYAREHSVTIDQKKEDGGENLGFKPTELLLLALGGCLGSRIAAEAMFKGLKIEDLKLDIGISRAARTGGSNAKWLITVKVHIKGDISKEEKEKIVEKAEKYCKISHILKGTCEIHAEVVS; encoded by the coding sequence ATGTCAGTTAAATTCAAAGTGAAAGACGTTAATGAAAATGAGGCTTCTTTAAAGTGGATAGAAGGCTTTCAGTTTCTTGGATATGCTAGAGAACATTCAGTTACGATAGACCAGAAAAAGGAAGATGGTGGGGAAAATCTGGGCTTTAAGCCCACTGAACTGCTTTTGCTTGCGTTGGGTGGATGCTTAGGCTCAAGAATAGCTGCTGAGGCCATGTTTAAAGGACTTAAAATTGAAGACTTAAAGCTGGACATTGGGATTTCCAGAGCAGCGCGCACAGGTGGAAGCAACGCCAAATGGCTGATAACTGTCAAGGTGCACATAAAGGGGGACATCAGCAAAGAAGAAAAAGAGAAAATTGTTGAAAAAGCAGAAAAATACTGCAAGATATCACACATCCTAAAAGGCACATGTGAGATTCACGCAGAAGTTGTATCTTAA
- a CDS encoding DUF2250 domain-containing protein, with translation MGKSSEESTDCNEKLIGILKLLTPLQVYILAHLRQANIDYAKSIARMIEMPIEKVAESLEELEKLGIIERTHGAAIKRTEARFKLSSEVRKHHTYYRLTKEGKHMLRTIKTNNLLGEYLSSISGYNNALELLIFLKKARYEHAATISRVFSVNLEDARSILRSLVKLNLIVECKPKVLKRKHRKAKPKKETRTQHKYYRLSRLGELLLRYYM, from the coding sequence TTGGGAAAATCATCAGAAGAGAGTACAGATTGTAATGAAAAATTAATAGGCATCCTAAAGTTACTGACGCCGCTACAGGTGTACATATTAGCACATTTACGTCAAGCAAACATAGACTATGCTAAATCGATAGCTAGGATGATAGAGATGCCAATAGAAAAAGTCGCAGAGTCCCTGGAGGAGCTGGAGAAACTTGGGATAATAGAGCGCACCCATGGTGCTGCTATTAAGCGGACTGAAGCAAGATTTAAACTGAGTTCAGAGGTCAGAAAGCACCACACCTATTATCGGCTAACTAAAGAGGGAAAACACATGTTACGAACTATTAAAACAAACAACTTGCTTGGTGAATACTTGAGCAGCATCTCTGGATACAATAATGCTTTAGAACTTTTGATATTCTTGAAAAAAGCTAGATACGAACATGCCGCCACGATATCCCGAGTATTTTCAGTAAATCTTGAGGATGCCCGCAGCATACTTAGAAGTCTTGTGAAATTAAACCTCATAGTCGAATGTAAGCCGAAAGTATTGAAAAGGAAGCATAGAAAGGCCAAGCCTAAGAAGGAAACACGGACTCAGCACAAGTACTACAGGTTATCTCGACTTGGGGAGCTCCTTCTAAGATACTACATGTGA
- a CDS encoding DUF2250 domain-containing protein: MNEGIKNLDELQKKIILHLLIFGPDTPKLMSRRLLGTKTYIDLHEIEDACLELCKKGLIRKITGKIVPKRAPTSSIKPHIKIRAKSREIRRHGQYFELTKEGKQIGKIIRREYRL, encoded by the coding sequence ATGAATGAGGGGATAAAGAATTTAGATGAATTGCAAAAGAAGATTATTTTACATCTCTTAATATTTGGGCCAGACACTCCCAAGCTAATGAGCAGGAGACTTTTGGGAACAAAGACCTACATCGACTTACATGAAATAGAGGATGCCTGCTTAGAACTATGTAAAAAAGGGCTTATCAGAAAGATCACTGGAAAAATAGTACCAAAACGTGCTCCTACTTCAAGTATAAAACCACATATTAAAATTCGAGCAAAATCGAGAGAAATTAGAAGACACGGGCAATACTTTGAACTAACAAAGGAGGGGAAGCAAATTGGGAAAATCATCAGAAGAGAGTACAGATTGTAA
- a CDS encoding APC family permease, translating into MSRKSINLWEAVSIGVGGMIGAGIFSILGVAVQISGNAVYLAFIIAGLVALLSTYSYAKLGSRYPSAGGPVEFLIKGFGDNVISGGFNILLWIGYVFALALYARAFAAYAMTFFPNAAPIYLNVFATGIILLFTAVNFIGSKAVGDSELFIVAIKVGILILFTLAGFFFIKPSLLSPSYWPPVSNVVFTAAVVFLAYEGFGLITNAAEDMEDPKKTLPRALYLSVIIVIAIYVGVSLAVVGNLPITEIVKARDYALAEAAKPFLGMIGFKIIAIAALFSTSSAINATLYGGANVSYMIAKEGELPTVFDRKVWGRSTEGLFITSVLVIIFANFLNLEGISMLGSSAFLLIYAAVNFAHLKIYKETRANPRIIWLSIIGCLASFAVLVYYEIEHSPLTLLVLALVLILSFVTEWMYRKIMSRTLKSRIPT; encoded by the coding sequence ATGTCAAGAAAATCAATCAACTTATGGGAAGCGGTTTCTATAGGTGTTGGTGGAATGATAGGTGCGGGAATATTTTCTATACTTGGTGTTGCAGTTCAAATATCGGGCAATGCCGTCTATCTTGCATTTATAATTGCAGGGCTTGTTGCATTGCTGAGTACTTACTCCTACGCAAAACTAGGTTCAAGGTATCCCTCTGCAGGAGGTCCAGTCGAATTTTTAATAAAAGGCTTTGGAGACAATGTTATAAGTGGCGGGTTTAATATTCTCCTATGGATTGGTTACGTCTTTGCCTTAGCACTCTATGCACGGGCATTTGCTGCCTATGCTATGACCTTCTTCCCCAATGCAGCTCCCATTTACTTAAATGTCTTTGCAACAGGGATTATCCTTTTATTTACTGCCGTCAATTTCATTGGTTCAAAAGCCGTTGGAGACTCGGAACTTTTTATAGTGGCAATAAAGGTTGGGATACTCATATTATTTACCCTAGCTGGTTTCTTTTTTATCAAACCCTCCCTCTTATCGCCCTCATATTGGCCACCAGTGAGCAACGTAGTTTTCACAGCAGCAGTGGTTTTTCTTGCTTATGAAGGATTTGGATTAATCACAAATGCTGCAGAGGACATGGAGGATCCTAAAAAAACACTCCCGCGAGCGTTATATTTGAGTGTTATCATTGTTATTGCCATTTATGTTGGGGTTTCGCTGGCTGTTGTGGGAAACTTGCCCATAACAGAGATTGTAAAAGCTAGAGACTATGCACTCGCAGAAGCTGCCAAGCCTTTTCTCGGCATGATAGGGTTCAAAATAATAGCAATTGCCGCATTGTTCTCTACATCATCTGCAATCAATGCTACTCTGTATGGAGGAGCAAATGTTAGTTACATGATTGCAAAGGAAGGAGAGCTACCGACGGTGTTTGATAGAAAGGTATGGGGGAGATCTACGGAAGGACTGTTCATAACTTCGGTATTGGTAATAATATTTGCAAACTTTCTGAATTTGGAAGGAATATCCATGCTGGGTAGCTCTGCATTCCTGCTTATCTACGCTGCTGTTAATTTTGCTCATCTCAAGATATACAAAGAGACTAGAGCAAATCCTCGTATAATCTGGCTTTCTATAATTGGCTGTCTTGCTTCATTTGCAGTCTTAGTTTACTATGAGATTGAACACTCTCCATTAACCCTACTAGTACTTGCCCTCGTGCTTATACTTTCATTTGTGACTGAATGGATGTATAGGAAGATAATGTCGAGAACTCTAAAATCAAGGATTCCTACCTAA
- a CDS encoding TatD family hydrolase — MERGYVDAHTHAYMLPKKDLELMRLAGISDVVLCSFVPVATYPETLMDHFEELEIVHYPRLREQGINAYLFVGIHPMSIPRDWKKLLPVIEEYISTGRAVGIGEVGLHTASNLEVEVLREQLKIVKEYEVPAILHIPPGDKRIEVVHKIIELISELKVDPGRVVIDHVSDDVIDIVNDAGAVPGLSIKPPLLTPERVAKNIEKYENGLLNSDCASLTDTDPLAVPRTVRYLKIHGIEGRVIEKLSYLNAQKILKIK; from the coding sequence ATGGAGAGAGGGTATGTGGATGCGCATACACACGCGTATATGCTCCCCAAAAAGGATTTAGAACTCATGAGATTAGCGGGGATAAGTGATGTTGTGCTGTGCAGCTTTGTGCCTGTAGCAACTTATCCTGAAACTTTAATGGATCATTTTGAAGAACTGGAAATTGTGCATTATCCAAGGCTACGGGAGCAGGGAATCAACGCCTATCTATTCGTTGGGATACACCCCATGAGCATCCCAAGAGACTGGAAGAAATTGCTTCCAGTCATTGAGGAGTATATAAGCACTGGTAGGGCTGTTGGTATAGGAGAAGTAGGGCTTCATACAGCGAGCAATCTCGAGGTTGAAGTTCTACGAGAACAGCTTAAGATCGTCAAAGAGTACGAGGTTCCGGCTATACTGCACATACCTCCAGGAGACAAGCGTATTGAAGTCGTTCACAAAATCATCGAGTTGATTAGTGAGCTAAAAGTAGATCCGGGCAGAGTTGTTATAGACCACGTGAGTGATGATGTGATAGATATCGTCAATGATGCAGGAGCAGTACCAGGACTTTCTATTAAGCCACCATTGCTAACACCAGAGAGAGTCGCCAAGAACATTGAAAAATACGAAAACGGGCTGCTGAATAGTGACTGTGCATCTCTAACGGACACCGATCCCCTGGCTGTTCCAAGAACTGTTAGGTACCTCAAGATACACGGAATAGAGGGGAGAGTAATCGAAAAATTATCATATCTTAACGCCCAAAAAATACTAAAAATTAAGTGA
- a CDS encoding 2-dehydropantoate 2-reductase, translating to MLIYVIGAGAIGSLFGGLLANAGYNIVLVGRKEQVKAINQNGLKITGLTNLTVNVKAYEHPPGEEPDLIILATKAYSTKDALSCVRDIIGNKTWILGIQNGLGNEDLALQYTSNVLGGITTNGAALLDWGTVQWSGKGETIVGVYPKGKHKFAHKVAEVFTNAGILTKVNENIIGVKWAKAIVNSAINPLGALLGVKNGFLVENDYARSILIEIAEESYRVAKKLGIEFEFDPVELTIRTAEMTKDNYNSMLQDLQRRKRTEIDYINGKIVEFASKAGTDAKLNELFWKLIKAKEEIALNSTYKHKGGLI from the coding sequence ATGCTGATCTATGTAATTGGAGCAGGAGCAATAGGATCGTTGTTTGGAGGATTGCTGGCTAATGCGGGATATAATATAGTGTTGGTTGGCAGAAAAGAGCAGGTCAAGGCTATTAACCAAAATGGACTTAAAATTACAGGGTTGACTAACTTAACTGTGAATGTTAAAGCCTACGAGCATCCGCCAGGTGAGGAGCCCGATTTAATAATCCTAGCAACTAAAGCTTACTCCACAAAGGATGCTTTAAGCTGCGTTAGGGATATAATAGGGAATAAAACCTGGATACTGGGCATACAAAATGGACTGGGAAATGAAGACTTGGCACTGCAGTATACGTCAAATGTGCTTGGAGGGATTACAACAAACGGAGCTGCACTCCTGGATTGGGGCACTGTGCAATGGAGCGGAAAAGGAGAAACCATAGTTGGTGTATATCCAAAAGGAAAACACAAATTCGCCCATAAAGTTGCAGAGGTATTTACTAATGCCGGAATTCTTACCAAAGTAAATGAAAACATAATTGGTGTCAAATGGGCTAAAGCTATTGTTAACTCTGCGATTAACCCATTGGGAGCTTTGCTTGGGGTTAAGAACGGCTTTTTAGTGGAAAATGACTATGCAAGGAGCATATTAATAGAGATCGCTGAGGAAAGCTATAGAGTGGCTAAAAAGCTGGGCATAGAGTTTGAATTCGATCCAGTAGAATTGACAATTAGAACAGCGGAGATGACCAAAGATAATTACAATTCAATGCTCCAAGATTTGCAGCGTAGAAAGAGGACAGAAATTGATTATATTAATGGGAAGATAGTTGAGTTTGCGTCGAAAGCTGGAACTGATGCCAAACTCAATGAACTGTTTTGGAAATTAATTAAGGCGAAAGAAGAAATTGCGCTTAATTCAACCTACAAACACAAGGGGGGATTGATATGA
- a CDS encoding D-2-hydroxyacid dehydrogenase, with amino-acid sequence MKVLVAAPLHEKAIEVLKNAGFEVVYEEYPREERLLELVKDVDAIIVRSKPKVTRKVIENAPKLKVIGRAGVGLDNIDLEAAKERGIQVLNAPAAASRSTAELVFALLLAVSRKVAFADRKMREGVWAKKQALGIELEGKTIGIIGFGRIGYNVAKIANAFGMRVLLYDPHPNEKGAKEVGGTFVDLETLLRESDIVTLHVPLLPSTKYLINEEKLKLMKPTAILINAARGGIVEERALLKALQEGWIYGAALDVFEEEPLPKDHPLTKLDNVVLTPHIGASTMEAQERAGLEIAEKVIQALKS; translated from the coding sequence ATGAAGGTTTTGGTTGCTGCACCGCTGCACGAAAAGGCAATAGAGGTCTTGAAGAACGCTGGGTTTGAGGTAGTTTACGAGGAATATCCAAGGGAAGAAAGGCTTCTAGAGCTCGTTAAGGACGTTGATGCAATTATAGTTAGGAGCAAGCCAAAGGTGACCAGGAAAGTCATTGAAAATGCTCCGAAGCTCAAAGTTATTGGGAGAGCTGGCGTTGGTCTGGACAACATTGACCTCGAAGCGGCAAAGGAAAGAGGAATACAGGTCTTAAACGCGCCAGCAGCTGCAAGCAGGAGTACTGCTGAACTTGTTTTTGCATTACTCTTAGCCGTTTCCAGAAAAGTTGCCTTCGCCGACAGAAAAATGAGAGAAGGCGTTTGGGCAAAGAAGCAGGCTTTGGGAATCGAACTTGAAGGAAAGACTATTGGGATAATTGGTTTTGGCAGGATTGGTTATAACGTCGCAAAAATTGCCAATGCTTTTGGAATGAGGGTTCTGCTTTACGATCCGCATCCCAACGAGAAGGGAGCCAAAGAAGTTGGTGGAACCTTTGTTGATTTAGAGACCTTACTTAGAGAAAGTGATATTGTTACTTTGCATGTGCCACTGTTGCCGAGTACTAAGTACTTGATAAACGAGGAGAAGCTTAAGCTGATGAAGCCAACTGCAATTCTGATAAACGCTGCCCGCGGTGGAATTGTTGAGGAAAGAGCATTACTCAAAGCTTTGCAGGAAGGCTGGATTTACGGGGCTGCCTTGGATGTCTTCGAGGAGGAGCCACTTCCGAAGGATCACCCACTAACAAAACTCGACAATGTAGTCCTAACACCCCACATCGGAGCAAGCACTATGGAAGCTCAAGAAAGGGCTGGATTGGAGATTGCAGAAAAAGTTATCCAAGCTTTGAAGAGCTGA
- a CDS encoding aminotransferase class V-fold PLP-dependent enzyme, which yields MKVPDDVRKDIPLTQEVIYFDNAATSLTPLPVIQAMNEYYLKYRANVHRGVHRLSQRATHEYEKAREKVAKFINAKFEEVIFTKNASESLNLIAWGLEWKKGDKIVTTPYEHHSNLLPWIRVARKYGLKLEFIEGDDEGNLDLADAEKKIRGAKLVAVQHVSNILGVIHEVEEIGKMAKEEGAIFVVDAAQSVGHMEVDVNKLHADFLAFSGHKGPMGPTGIGVLYVNEEFFDVFEPPLIGGGTIEDVSLNEYKLTAPPERYEAGTPNIAGAIGLGAAIDYIAKIGLDKIERQEYKLVKRITEGFDDLGIEWYGPRNLKKHAGVVSFNIAAPTLAGFGLHPHDIAAILDEHNIMIRSGHHCVLPVVKRLKVQGTARASFHCYNTVEEVEYMLSVLEDVVKSLR from the coding sequence ATGAAAGTTCCGGATGATGTCAGAAAGGACATTCCATTAACTCAGGAAGTAATCTATTTTGACAATGCTGCAACAAGTTTGACGCCTTTGCCGGTTATTCAGGCAATGAACGAATATTATCTCAAGTACAGAGCAAACGTCCATAGAGGGGTTCATCGCTTATCCCAGAGGGCAACTCATGAGTACGAAAAAGCCCGTGAGAAAGTTGCTAAATTTATAAATGCCAAATTTGAAGAAGTTATCTTCACAAAAAATGCATCAGAAAGTTTAAATTTGATAGCATGGGGTTTGGAGTGGAAAAAGGGAGACAAAATAGTCACAACACCTTATGAGCACCACTCCAACTTGTTGCCTTGGATTAGAGTGGCAAGAAAATATGGATTAAAATTAGAATTCATTGAGGGTGATGATGAGGGTAACCTTGATCTGGCAGATGCAGAAAAGAAAATCAGAGGAGCAAAGCTTGTTGCAGTCCAGCACGTTTCTAATATTTTGGGTGTTATTCACGAAGTTGAGGAAATAGGGAAGATGGCAAAGGAAGAGGGAGCCATATTCGTCGTAGATGCTGCTCAAAGTGTTGGGCATATGGAAGTTGATGTTAACAAGCTCCACGCTGACTTTTTGGCATTCTCAGGTCACAAAGGCCCAATGGGGCCCACTGGAATAGGAGTTCTTTACGTGAATGAAGAGTTCTTCGATGTTTTTGAGCCACCATTAATTGGTGGGGGAACAATTGAAGATGTGAGCCTAAATGAATACAAGCTCACAGCTCCTCCAGAGAGATACGAAGCAGGAACACCAAACATTGCCGGTGCAATAGGCTTAGGTGCTGCAATAGACTATATTGCCAAAATTGGTCTTGATAAAATTGAGAGACAGGAGTACAAACTTGTTAAGCGTATTACAGAAGGTTTTGATGACCTTGGCATTGAGTGGTATGGACCAAGAAATTTAAAGAAGCATGCTGGAGTTGTAAGCTTCAATATCGCTGCCCCCACCCTTGCAGGATTCGGGCTTCATCCCCATGATATTGCTGCTATTTTGGACGAGCACAACATCATGATACGCTCAGGTCACCATTGTGTACTGCCTGTGGTAAAGAGGCTAAAAGTACAAGGAACAGCTAGGGCATCATTCCATTGTTATAACACAGTTGAAGAAGTTGAATACATGCTGAGTGTTTTAGAAGACGTTGTGAAAAGCTTGAGGTGA
- a CDS encoding zinc-binding dehydrogenase, giving the protein MRAAVLTSPKNIEFEERKTKPLEPDEVLVKVLYAGIAGTDLRIYNGTLSAKLPIVLGQEFVGEIREVGEKVDGFSKGEYVVVEPVLRCGRCEYCRSGKYTLCENLKVLGVNADGGFAQEIVVPDYALHKIPKNVDIREAALVTPAAVALYAINKAKVSFGDKVAVLGGGAIGLSALQFAMASGCDVVLVEPLEKRREFAERVFDVEAISPEEAARAYPNAMDVVIEASGNPLAVNTAIEIAKKGGRIAIAGAFGKPGNVTLASIVKKDLEMQGVWLYPNLFGKVIEALEERKIKLAPYITHEFKFDDIKTAFEIAQSQDAIKVMIKMG; this is encoded by the coding sequence ATGAGAGCTGCAGTATTAACCTCCCCTAAGAATATAGAATTTGAAGAAAGAAAAACAAAACCTCTTGAGCCGGATGAAGTCTTGGTAAAAGTGTTATACGCCGGTATCGCTGGGACTGATTTGAGAATTTATAACGGCACATTATCCGCAAAACTTCCAATAGTGCTGGGACAGGAATTTGTGGGAGAGATAAGAGAGGTGGGAGAAAAAGTAGATGGCTTCTCAAAAGGAGAATATGTTGTAGTAGAACCAGTTCTTAGATGCGGCAGATGCGAATATTGCCGCTCTGGAAAATATACCCTCTGTGAAAACCTTAAGGTCTTGGGAGTTAATGCAGATGGTGGATTTGCCCAAGAAATTGTAGTACCTGACTATGCATTGCATAAAATACCAAAAAACGTGGACATTAGAGAGGCTGCCCTTGTTACTCCAGCGGCTGTTGCGTTGTATGCCATTAACAAGGCTAAAGTGTCCTTTGGCGATAAAGTTGCTGTACTTGGCGGCGGAGCTATAGGGCTATCTGCCCTCCAGTTCGCTATGGCAAGTGGATGCGATGTTGTATTAGTTGAGCCCCTAGAGAAAAGGAGAGAGTTCGCTGAAAGAGTTTTTGATGTAGAAGCGATTTCTCCTGAAGAAGCCGCGAGGGCATATCCCAATGCTATGGATGTTGTAATTGAAGCTTCTGGAAATCCATTAGCTGTTAACACTGCTATTGAGATAGCCAAAAAAGGCGGCAGGATAGCAATTGCAGGTGCCTTTGGCAAGCCAGGTAATGTAACTTTAGCAAGCATAGTGAAGAAAGACCTGGAAATGCAAGGTGTTTGGTTGTATCCGAACCTTTTTGGTAAAGTAATAGAAGCCTTAGAAGAGAGAAAAATAAAATTGGCACCGTACATCACTCACGAATTCAAATTTGATGACATTAAAACTGCCTTTGAGATTGCACAAAGTCAGGATGCCATTAAAGTTATGATAAAGATGGGGTGA